A window of the Dyadobacter pollutisoli genome harbors these coding sequences:
- a CDS encoding heavy metal translocating P-type ATPase — protein sequence METYISEDINRKKPTAGKLTKQTFPVLGMTCAACAVSVESMLKSTKGVQDAGVNYANQTAWAEYDKSVKTEDLQNAVRAIGYDLIIDSEDPQLEQQQAQERDYDQLKKRTIWAALLSLPVVVIGMFLMDMPYANWIMMVLSFPVVFILGRKFFVNAFRQAKLGKANMDTLVALSTGIAFLFSLFNTIYPEFWHAGGLHAHVYYEAAAVVIAFISLGKLLEEKAKSNTSSAIKKLMGLQPKTVRAIVNGTEQEIPVAQVQVGYTIVVRPGEKIPVDGVVTSGSSFVDESMISGEPVAVEKKKGEKVFAGTINQKGSFQFEAQKVGGDTILAQIIKMVQEAQGSKAPVQKLVDKIAGIFVPVVIGIAILTFIIWMIFGGENAFTHALLTSVTVLVIACPCALGLATPTAIMVGVGKGAENNILIKDAESLELGYKVNAIILDKTGTITEGKPAVSGIVWEHDNQEQAAYKQILYAMEAQSEHPLAEAVVNDLKEQGVENTSIDQFESITGLGASAVKDGRRYFVGNKKLMDKKGIAISDKLSAEAREWQNQAKTVIYFGSGDLALAAVAITDQIKATSAEAIETLQNRGIEVYMLTGDNNHTAAAVAAQVGLRHYKAEVMPSEKASFIKELQAQGKVVAMVGDGINDSHALAQADVSIAMGKGSDVAMDVAKMTLITSDLNMVPKALLLSAKTVKTIRQNLFWAFIYNLIGIPLAAGLLYPFNGFLLDPMIAGAAMALSSVSVVSNSLRLKMAGI from the coding sequence ATGGAGACCTACATTAGTGAAGATATAAATAGGAAGAAACCCACTGCTGGCAAGCTTACAAAGCAAACTTTTCCGGTATTGGGTATGACCTGCGCGGCCTGTGCCGTGAGCGTCGAAAGTATGCTAAAATCGACCAAAGGTGTGCAGGATGCAGGCGTGAATTATGCCAACCAGACTGCCTGGGCGGAGTATGATAAAAGTGTTAAAACCGAAGACCTGCAAAATGCCGTACGTGCCATTGGTTACGACCTGATCATTGATTCGGAAGACCCTCAGCTTGAACAACAGCAGGCTCAGGAGCGGGATTACGATCAACTCAAAAAACGTACGATCTGGGCAGCATTACTTTCGCTGCCGGTGGTGGTGATCGGAATGTTCCTGATGGATATGCCTTATGCCAACTGGATTATGATGGTACTGTCGTTCCCGGTCGTGTTCATTTTGGGCCGGAAGTTTTTTGTGAATGCTTTCAGGCAGGCAAAACTGGGCAAGGCCAACATGGATACGCTGGTCGCTCTGAGTACCGGTATCGCCTTTTTGTTTAGCCTTTTTAATACCATTTATCCGGAGTTCTGGCATGCGGGAGGATTGCATGCGCATGTATATTACGAGGCTGCGGCGGTAGTGATTGCTTTTATTTCTCTGGGGAAATTGCTGGAAGAAAAAGCCAAGTCCAATACCTCATCGGCCATTAAAAAGCTCATGGGACTGCAACCGAAGACGGTACGTGCCATTGTGAATGGAACTGAGCAGGAAATCCCGGTGGCACAGGTGCAGGTAGGGTATACGATTGTGGTGCGACCAGGTGAAAAAATCCCCGTGGATGGTGTGGTAACCTCCGGTAGCTCATTTGTGGACGAAAGCATGATCAGCGGTGAGCCGGTGGCTGTTGAAAAAAAGAAAGGTGAAAAAGTCTTTGCCGGTACCATCAACCAGAAAGGTAGTTTTCAGTTTGAGGCGCAGAAAGTGGGAGGGGACACGATCCTTGCACAGATCATTAAGATGGTCCAGGAGGCGCAGGGAAGTAAGGCGCCGGTACAAAAGCTGGTCGATAAAATTGCAGGCATATTTGTTCCCGTGGTGATCGGGATAGCGATATTAACATTCATTATTTGGATGATTTTCGGGGGTGAAAATGCTTTCACACATGCATTACTCACATCCGTAACCGTACTCGTAATCGCTTGCCCGTGTGCGCTCGGACTTGCGACGCCTACTGCTATAATGGTAGGAGTTGGAAAAGGAGCGGAAAATAACATTCTGATCAAAGACGCCGAAAGCCTCGAATTAGGATACAAAGTCAATGCGATTATACTGGACAAAACCGGTACCATTACCGAGGGTAAGCCGGCGGTGAGCGGTATCGTTTGGGAGCATGATAATCAGGAGCAGGCTGCGTATAAACAGATTTTGTACGCAATGGAAGCACAATCAGAGCATCCTTTGGCAGAAGCAGTAGTGAATGATCTGAAAGAACAGGGCGTTGAAAATACATCGATTGATCAGTTTGAAAGCATTACCGGACTGGGAGCAAGCGCTGTGAAAGACGGTAGGCGCTACTTTGTCGGGAACAAAAAGTTAATGGATAAAAAAGGGATAGCAATCAGCGACAAACTCAGCGCTGAGGCCAGGGAATGGCAAAATCAGGCCAAAACAGTCATTTACTTTGGCTCCGGGGATCTGGCTCTGGCTGCCGTAGCTATCACCGATCAGATTAAAGCAACTTCTGCCGAGGCGATCGAAACGCTGCAAAACAGGGGCATTGAAGTGTACATGCTCACCGGCGATAATAATCACACAGCGGCTGCTGTGGCTGCACAAGTGGGGCTACGCCACTATAAAGCAGAAGTAATGCCTTCCGAAAAAGCCAGTTTTATCAAAGAGCTCCAAGCACAGGGAAAAGTAGTGGCGATGGTAGGCGACGGAATCAATGACAGCCACGCGCTGGCACAGGCGGATGTGAGTATTGCGATGGGGAAAGGCTCCGATGTCGCAATGGATGTTGCCAAAATGACCCTCATTACCTCGGATCTGAACATGGTACCCAAGGCACTGCTGCTTTCCGCAAAAACCGTGAAAACAATCAGGCAAAACCTGTTCTGGGCGTTTATTTACAACCTGATCGGCATTCCGTTGGCTGCCGGCCTGCTGTATCCATTCAATGGATTTTTACTCGATCCGATGATTGCAGGCGCTGCAATGGCATTGAGCTCAGTATCGGTTGTGAGCAATAGCCTCAGGTTAAAAATGGCCGGAATTTAA
- a CDS encoding GNAT family N-acetyltransferase: MDITFKIAESDPEFEQAKGLFQEYATFLDIDLCFQNFSEELENLRKQYYKPDGMLLLAYVDELPAGCVGVRQFDSETAELKRMFVRPEYRGYKLGKELLERAMEGAKALGYQKMKLDTLANLVKARELYESYGFQTTPAYRFNPSEGAIYMEKML; the protein is encoded by the coding sequence ATGGACATTACATTCAAAATCGCGGAAAGCGATCCGGAGTTTGAACAGGCGAAGGGCCTTTTTCAGGAATACGCCACATTTTTGGATATCGATCTGTGCTTTCAAAACTTCTCCGAGGAATTGGAAAATTTACGAAAGCAGTATTACAAGCCGGACGGTATGCTGCTGCTGGCTTATGTGGATGAACTACCGGCAGGGTGTGTAGGTGTGAGGCAGTTTGACAGCGAGACAGCAGAACTTAAACGAATGTTTGTACGACCGGAATACAGGGGCTACAAACTCGGAAAGGAACTGCTGGAACGTGCCATGGAGGGGGCGAAAGCACTCGGTTATCAGAAAATGAAACTCGATACATTGGCCAATCTGGTGAAAGCGAGGGAGCTCTACGAATCCTATGGCTTCCAGACCACCCCCGCCTACCGTTTCAACCCCTCCGAGGGGGCCATTTATATGGAAAAAATGCTTTAA
- a CDS encoding 6-phosphogluconolactonase has protein sequence MKITICKNEQEFNITAAWRIIAQMLEKPDAVIGLSTGQTTIDMHAIVSHIYSQYPFDVSRITLFNVDELTNLPREYAGSCYTMILNQIAGPLGIPDENFIMPPTMSDDFEREAKLFEERLAARGGADLQMLGLGSNGHIGINQPGTPFESETWVSPMDPDFEARVRRETQVPEGTELGGLTRGIKNIMHTRKLILIAKGLHKAEMVEKAILGPVTVDIPASIVQMHPNCEILLDADAASRIKNSYF, from the coding sequence ATGAAAATCACTATTTGCAAAAACGAGCAGGAATTCAACATTACAGCAGCATGGCGGATCATTGCCCAGATGCTGGAAAAGCCCGACGCCGTGATCGGTCTTTCCACCGGACAAACGACCATCGATATGCACGCGATCGTTTCCCATATTTATTCACAATATCCGTTTGACGTATCCAGGATCACGCTTTTCAATGTAGACGAACTCACTAACCTGCCGCGTGAATACGCCGGAAGCTGCTATACGATGATCCTGAACCAGATCGCGGGCCCGCTAGGCATTCCTGACGAAAACTTCATTATGCCGCCCACCATGTCCGACGACTTTGAAAGGGAGGCCAAACTTTTCGAAGAGCGACTGGCCGCTCGGGGTGGCGCCGACCTGCAAATGCTGGGACTGGGTTCCAACGGCCACATCGGTATCAACCAGCCGGGTACCCCGTTCGAAAGTGAAACCTGGGTGTCACCAATGGATCCCGATTTCGAAGCCAGGGTACGAAGAGAAACACAAGTTCCCGAAGGTACTGAACTGGGCGGACTGACGCGGGGCATCAAAAACATCATGCATACCCGCAAGCTGATCCTCATCGCAAAAGGTTTGCACAAAGCCGAAATGGTCGAAAAAGCAATTCTTGGCCCGGTTACCGTGGATATTCCGGCCTCTATTGTTCAAATGCATCCGAATTGTGAGATTTTGCTGGACGCGGATGCGGCGTCGAGGATTAAAAATTCGTATTTTTAA
- a CDS encoding HPr family phosphocarrier protein: protein MISKEYTILAPEGIHARPATALVRLVKKFKSGISLKKDDKTIQLNSMLNILALSTKGGDVVSVVIDGEDEIEAASAVDVFFNEQLSTL, encoded by the coding sequence ATGATCTCAAAAGAATACACGATCCTCGCCCCAGAAGGAATTCATGCCCGACCTGCCACCGCGCTGGTCAGACTGGTGAAGAAATTCAAATCGGGAATAAGCCTGAAAAAAGATGATAAAACGATCCAGCTCAACAGTATGCTGAACATTCTGGCCTTGTCGACCAAGGGTGGTGATGTGGTTTCGGTGGTGATCGATGGCGAGGATGAAATCGAGGCGGCATCGGCGGTCGATGTCTTTTTTAACGAACAATTAAGTACTTTATGA
- a CDS encoding copper amine oxidase: MKKRATIFFLLAFTLLGYANSFAQQTAMQYRHPLDPLDSMEIKLIKQVLLQENKIRADSSSLFSIINLKEPPKAEVLAYKPGETFRREGYAMVYDFPSNTLAKAVVDLKTGKLLSFYKIPGKQPVGSFKGDTIVSEIVKNNKEWNDALRKRGINPDSVKSHRGTFAADIGLAPVGHRERIVSPAYKNKDFYEMPIAGIYAYIDITDKKVLKVIDTGKGYDKPTAVSYFDGKKIVPDLQAPKPIVITQPEGTNYRIEGNQIISPFWKFRFGIHNREGLVISDVQYYDHAQKKWRYIMYRGGLAEMIVNYGSPDLLNAANNYFDVGVYRLFQNVARPLTYGADAPENATYLPSTLHNEWGSPLKSDSSVAVFEEYGGVLWRHENHSRKATNLAIKYYITAGNYDYGFKWIFKEDGVIVVETELNGYPHVRAVNRTQDIPATGDETHDGNYYGTIVEPHVEANNHQHWFVYRFDLDVDGQQNSVGEMNTSAVPRSTENPLGSTLVARTTMFTKEKEAQRDANIASNRSWMVMNHHVMNKYGHHSSYMLMPTAGITPLPDRNSSLFNRAEVLYHHFWATPYNPDEMYPAGDYPTTKQKGQGLPEWSKQNRSIDNTDVVVWYVGGVTHIVRPEEWPIMNQHSVAVHLMPMGFMSSNPVLGMPASKPVSKK; this comes from the coding sequence ATGAAAAAACGCGCTACCATTTTCTTCCTGCTTGCATTTACGCTGCTGGGTTATGCCAATAGTTTCGCGCAGCAGACGGCCATGCAATACCGGCACCCGCTCGACCCGCTGGATTCGATGGAAATAAAGCTGATCAAACAGGTTCTTTTGCAGGAAAACAAGATCCGGGCTGACAGTAGCAGTTTGTTCAGCATCATCAATCTCAAAGAGCCTCCGAAAGCGGAAGTACTGGCTTATAAACCGGGCGAAACTTTCAGGCGGGAAGGTTATGCAATGGTTTATGATTTCCCGTCGAATACATTGGCGAAGGCCGTTGTGGATTTGAAAACAGGCAAACTGCTGTCCTTTTATAAAATTCCGGGCAAGCAGCCGGTTGGTTCTTTCAAGGGAGATACCATTGTCTCGGAAATTGTGAAAAACAATAAAGAATGGAATGATGCTTTGCGGAAACGGGGCATTAACCCCGATTCGGTGAAATCGCACCGTGGTACTTTCGCGGCGGATATTGGTTTGGCGCCGGTCGGTCATCGTGAAAGGATCGTTTCTCCGGCTTACAAGAACAAGGATTTTTATGAAATGCCGATCGCAGGCATTTACGCCTACATTGACATTACCGACAAAAAGGTGCTCAAAGTGATCGATACCGGTAAAGGTTACGACAAACCTACCGCTGTGAGTTATTTTGATGGCAAAAAAATCGTCCCCGACCTGCAAGCGCCCAAGCCCATTGTGATCACCCAGCCAGAAGGCACCAACTACCGGATCGAGGGAAATCAGATCATTTCACCCTTCTGGAAATTCCGTTTTGGCATACATAACCGGGAAGGACTGGTGATCTCAGATGTGCAATATTATGATCACGCCCAGAAAAAATGGCGATACATCATGTACCGTGGCGGGCTGGCCGAAATGATCGTGAACTACGGCTCGCCGGATCTGCTGAATGCTGCTAATAATTACTTCGATGTAGGCGTATACCGTTTGTTTCAAAATGTAGCGAGACCGCTTACTTACGGAGCTGACGCACCCGAAAACGCTACATATCTGCCTTCAACCCTGCATAATGAATGGGGCTCGCCATTGAAATCTGACAGTTCGGTCGCCGTTTTTGAAGAATATGGCGGGGTGCTCTGGCGGCATGAAAACCATTCGAGAAAGGCTACCAACCTGGCGATCAAATATTACATTACCGCTGGTAATTACGATTATGGGTTCAAATGGATTTTTAAAGAAGATGGCGTGATCGTGGTCGAAACCGAGCTGAATGGTTACCCGCACGTGCGGGCTGTGAACCGCACGCAGGACATTCCAGCGACTGGTGACGAGACGCATGACGGCAACTATTACGGTACCATTGTGGAGCCGCACGTGGAAGCAAATAACCATCAGCATTGGTTTGTATACCGGTTTGATCTCGATGTGGACGGGCAGCAAAACAGTGTCGGCGAGATGAATACCAGTGCGGTACCGAGAAGCACCGAAAATCCTCTGGGAAGTACTTTGGTTGCCAGAACGACCATGTTTACCAAAGAAAAAGAAGCGCAGCGCGACGCCAACATTGCTTCCAACCGCAGCTGGATGGTGATGAACCACCACGTCATGAACAAGTACGGGCACCATTCCTCATATATGCTCATGCCTACCGCGGGCATCACGCCCCTCCCCGACCGCAACTCGTCGCTCTTCAACCGGGCGGAAGTATTGTACCATCATTTTTGGGCAACACCTTACAATCCCGATGAAATGTATCCCGCCGGCGATTACCCGACTACCAAGCAAAAAGGCCAAGGCTTGCCGGAATGGTCGAAGCAAAATCGGAGCATTGATAATACTGATGTGGTGGTGTGGTACGTGGGCGGCGTGACGCACATTGTGCGACCGGAAGAGTGGCCAATTATGAACCAGCACAGCGTGGCGGTACATCTGATGCCCATGGGTTTTATGTCGTCCAATCCTGTTTTAGGAATGCCCGCTTCCAAACCTGTATCGAAAAAGTAA
- the ptsP gene encoding phosphoenolpyruvate--protein phosphotransferase, with product MELKVTPTIKGIGVSPGIAIGKAHVIEKQKTVLTGQLLDNEDAIQIEMDKYDLAVSKSIEEVELLIAQADETVTAESLEILETHIEFLSDPQIRVDVLEKVSTERKIISDALIEVITKLVGMFQAMTDGYMRARAADVQDIGDRILKNLGLPVSASNHSIEPGSILIAEDISPSDTIAIDIKNVAGFATQTGGPTSHAAIVAKARGIPAAAGCGINLSHIRTGDLLILDGLTGEVILHPDHETLTLYISKKEDYLRKSTLMKALKNVPSSMVDGRPISLVANISEAADMDQVFENGGEGVGLLRSELLFMGRDSFPGEEEQFDFYKKVALKSQNKPVTIRTIDIGGDKQLHYFGLPQEQNPFLGYRAIRISLDRKDLFIVQLKAILRANVFGDLRIMFPMISNVQEIREAKKVLEAAKVELINEGTAFNPDIQVGIMIEIPSAAVMADILAKEVDFFSIGTNDLVQYTLAVDRMNEKVSALYDPFNPGVLRLISNVIEQGHKHNIHIAMCGELASDPLATLLLIGMGLKEFSMSAVSIPFIKNIIINSSFSEAREVYLKVNEMSDSDEIKAYLKTLLPI from the coding sequence ATGGAATTGAAAGTTACCCCGACGATTAAAGGCATTGGTGTTTCACCCGGAATCGCCATTGGAAAGGCACATGTAATCGAAAAACAAAAGACTGTTTTAACTGGCCAGCTGCTCGACAATGAGGATGCAATCCAAATTGAAATGGATAAATACGACCTCGCCGTGAGTAAATCCATTGAAGAAGTGGAGTTGCTGATCGCGCAGGCCGATGAAACAGTTACTGCAGAAAGCCTTGAAATTCTCGAAACACACATTGAATTCCTAAGCGACCCGCAGATCCGGGTCGACGTTTTGGAAAAAGTCAGTACTGAAAGAAAAATTATCAGCGACGCTCTGATTGAAGTAATTACAAAGCTCGTGGGCATGTTTCAGGCGATGACGGATGGGTACATGCGTGCCCGGGCGGCGGATGTACAAGACATCGGGGACAGGATTTTGAAGAATCTGGGACTGCCCGTTTCTGCAAGTAACCACTCGATCGAACCAGGCTCCATTCTGATTGCAGAAGACATTTCGCCTTCCGACACCATTGCTATCGACATTAAAAATGTCGCTGGTTTTGCGACACAAACCGGCGGCCCGACTTCGCACGCTGCGATAGTAGCAAAAGCAAGAGGAATACCGGCCGCCGCAGGCTGCGGAATAAATTTGTCCCACATTCGAACCGGCGACCTGTTAATTCTGGATGGGTTGACGGGCGAAGTGATCCTTCATCCCGACCATGAAACATTAACACTATATATCTCAAAAAAAGAAGATTACCTGCGCAAATCAACGCTAATGAAAGCATTGAAAAACGTCCCGTCTTCAATGGTCGATGGCCGCCCCATCTCACTCGTCGCCAACATTTCCGAAGCCGCTGACATGGATCAGGTTTTTGAAAATGGAGGTGAGGGCGTCGGCCTATTGCGTAGCGAATTACTTTTTATGGGCCGGGATTCATTTCCGGGAGAAGAAGAGCAATTTGATTTTTACAAAAAAGTAGCCTTAAAATCTCAGAATAAGCCGGTTACCATTCGGACGATTGACATTGGCGGCGATAAACAACTGCATTATTTCGGTCTGCCGCAGGAGCAAAATCCATTCCTGGGCTACCGGGCGATACGGATCTCGCTGGACCGCAAAGATCTGTTTATAGTTCAGTTGAAAGCTATTTTAAGAGCCAATGTTTTCGGGGACCTTCGGATTATGTTTCCGATGATCAGCAATGTGCAGGAGATACGGGAAGCAAAAAAAGTGCTGGAAGCGGCGAAAGTCGAACTGATCAATGAAGGCACCGCATTCAATCCCGATATCCAGGTTGGTATCATGATTGAAATTCCCTCGGCGGCGGTCATGGCGGATATTCTTGCCAAAGAGGTAGATTTTTTTAGTATTGGCACCAATGACCTTGTACAATATACGCTGGCCGTGGACCGAATGAATGAAAAGGTGTCGGCATTGTACGACCCATTCAATCCGGGCGTCTTGCGGCTGATCAGCAATGTGATCGAGCAAGGCCACAAACACAACATTCACATAGCCATGTGCGGCGAACTCGCTTCCGATCCGCTGGCGACTTTGCTATTGATTGGAATGGGCCTCAAAGAGTTCTCAATGAGTGCCGTTTCGATTCCTTTTATCAAAAATATTATTATCAACAGCTCTTTTTCAGAGGCGAGGGAAGTGTATTTGAAAGTGAATGAAATGAGCGATTCCGACGAAATTAAAGCGTATTTGAAAACTTTACTGCCCATTTAA
- a CDS encoding PTS system mannose/fructose/sorbose family transporter subunit IID, whose product MLLTHFLLTLIAMFGHSEDFLGTTLLSRPLVLGPLVGLVLGDIQQGIIIGATLELIFMGNIKVGAAIPPDVITGGVLGTAFAIMSGKGAAVALALAVPISILAEMIISGLFVFRPVLNKKFERYAEQGDYKGVQRLHILSGLLKPLLMGAVTLLALMLGSDVVRTFVDTIPPWVHSGLQVAGNMLPALGFALLMNLMFNKTVAPYFFLGFILTSYLKLPMIALGGLGVIIALIVTGITHKEVPVASADSDFDDNFDDFSTEQTLPAPTTLTSVLTKKDIRSLFLRSMALEANFNFETWQNTGFAFSIIPVLKKLYTTKEAMASALKRHLQFFNTAPHGSTLIIGISAAMEEQNAREPDFDEESINSVKLGLMGPLAGVFDSLFWGTVKVIAAGVGTSLALQGSLLGPVLFLLIFNIPHLWLRYKLTFIGYQTGTRLLQDLSKSNVMDKLKSGSAILGLMVVGAMPALLMSIKTPLKIGSSDAAVPVQGILDQIVPNILPLALTFLVFYFVKKNVKTTYLLLGLLVLGFAGSVLGLFI is encoded by the coding sequence GTGCTCCTAACCCATTTCCTCCTGACATTGATTGCCATGTTTGGTCACTCGGAAGATTTTCTGGGTACTACTTTACTGAGCCGACCGCTGGTTTTGGGGCCGCTCGTCGGGCTGGTACTGGGTGACATTCAGCAGGGAATAATCATCGGCGCTACATTGGAGCTGATCTTTATGGGTAACATTAAAGTCGGAGCGGCGATCCCGCCTGATGTGATCACCGGCGGCGTATTGGGCACCGCGTTCGCGATTATGTCGGGGAAAGGTGCAGCTGTGGCACTTGCACTGGCCGTCCCGATTTCCATTCTGGCTGAAATGATCATCAGCGGACTGTTTGTTTTCAGACCGGTTCTGAACAAAAAATTCGAACGTTATGCCGAACAGGGCGATTACAAAGGCGTTCAGCGGTTGCATATCCTTTCGGGTTTGCTGAAACCCTTGTTAATGGGCGCGGTAACGCTGCTTGCATTGATGTTAGGCTCCGATGTGGTCCGCACATTCGTTGATACCATTCCGCCGTGGGTGCATTCGGGTTTGCAGGTGGCAGGTAACATGCTGCCCGCGCTGGGTTTTGCTTTGCTAATGAACCTGATGTTCAACAAAACGGTCGCGCCTTACTTTTTTCTGGGCTTTATCCTGACCAGTTATCTCAAATTACCGATGATCGCCCTCGGCGGCCTGGGCGTGATCATTGCGCTCATCGTCACAGGCATCACACATAAAGAAGTACCCGTGGCGAGCGCAGACAGTGATTTTGATGATAATTTTGACGATTTTAGTACAGAACAAACATTGCCCGCCCCAACTACATTAACATCAGTTTTAACCAAAAAAGATATTCGCAGCCTGTTCCTGAGATCAATGGCGCTGGAAGCAAACTTCAACTTTGAAACCTGGCAGAATACCGGCTTTGCATTCTCGATCATTCCGGTGCTGAAAAAGCTCTATACCACCAAGGAAGCGATGGCCAGTGCGCTGAAAAGGCATTTACAGTTTTTCAATACCGCCCCGCACGGTTCCACGCTGATCATTGGTATCTCGGCAGCTATGGAGGAACAGAATGCCAGGGAGCCGGACTTTGACGAAGAGTCTATCAATTCTGTGAAACTGGGCTTAATGGGGCCGCTGGCAGGTGTTTTTGATTCTCTGTTTTGGGGAACGGTGAAGGTGATCGCAGCTGGCGTGGGCACCTCGCTTGCATTGCAGGGAAGTTTGCTCGGGCCGGTTTTGTTCCTGCTGATCTTCAATATTCCGCATTTGTGGCTTCGGTACAAACTTACTTTTATCGGCTATCAAACCGGTACGCGGCTTTTGCAGGACCTTTCCAAAAGCAATGTGATGGATAAGCTGAAATCGGGCTCGGCGATATTGGGATTAATGGTAGTAGGTGCGATGCCTGCGCTTTTAATGTCAATCAAAACACCTTTGAAAATCGGTTCCTCTGATGCTGCCGTGCCGGTACAAGGTATTCTGGATCAGATTGTTCCAAACATTCTGCCTCTGGCATTGACATTTCTGGTTTTCTATTTTGTAAAAAAGAATGTAAAAACCACCTACCTCTTACTGGGATTGCTGGTTTTGGGTTTTGCAGGAAGCGTACTGGGCTTGTTTATCTGA
- a CDS encoding PTS sugar transporter subunit IIB: protein MIKLLRIDDRLVHGQVALTWTPSLGADCLVVANDKTAKDEFLKMTMNLAKPATAKLLIKSLDDTIKFLSDERSKNMKIFVLVNSVPDAAVLANAIPEIKSINFGGIRGKEGSKLISKAIAVNDDDIAVIKELLAKGIELEIRQVPTDKVQLVEALI, encoded by the coding sequence ATGATTAAATTACTGCGAATAGACGACCGGCTGGTTCACGGGCAGGTTGCGCTTACCTGGACGCCCTCGCTCGGGGCCGACTGTCTGGTAGTGGCCAACGACAAAACCGCGAAAGATGAATTCCTGAAAATGACCATGAACCTGGCCAAACCGGCGACGGCCAAGCTACTGATCAAATCGCTGGACGATACTATTAAGTTCCTTTCGGATGAACGGAGCAAGAATATGAAAATATTCGTACTCGTCAATTCCGTGCCGGATGCCGCGGTTCTGGCTAACGCAATTCCTGAAATCAAGTCGATCAATTTCGGCGGAATCCGGGGAAAAGAAGGTTCGAAACTTATTTCAAAGGCCATAGCAGTGAATGATGACGATATCGCAGTCATCAAAGAATTGCTCGCCAAAGGCATCGAGCTGGAAATCAGGCAGGTTCCGACGGACAAGGTGCAACTGGTGGAGGCGCTGATATGA
- a CDS encoding PTS sugar transporter subunit IIA: MRKFLIATHGTFAKGAQSSLDIIIGPMENVFLIQAYVEESKGIEEELALIMENISDDDELVVFTDLMGGSVTNQILRNALQSNVHVVSGFNLPLLVEILLADTEEPVKEVIANAISAAKEQIVYVNQLLTPKEESDFDD, translated from the coding sequence ATGCGAAAATTTTTGATCGCCACCCATGGCACTTTTGCAAAAGGCGCCCAGTCATCGCTGGATATCATCATTGGCCCGATGGAAAATGTATTTCTGATACAAGCTTATGTAGAAGAAAGCAAGGGCATTGAGGAAGAGCTGGCGCTGATCATGGAAAATATTTCCGACGACGACGAGTTGGTCGTTTTCACCGACTTAATGGGCGGCAGTGTCACCAATCAGATTTTGCGCAACGCCCTCCAATCCAATGTACACGTCGTTTCCGGTTTCAATCTGCCGCTGCTGGTCGAGATCCTGCTTGCCGACACTGAAGAACCTGTAAAAGAAGTAATTGCCAATGCGATTTCTGCCGCCAAGGAGCAAATCGTGTATGTGAACCAACTATTAACACCCAAAGAAGAATCCGATTTCGATGATTAA